Within Chaetodon auriga isolate fChaAug3 chromosome 7, fChaAug3.hap1, whole genome shotgun sequence, the genomic segment TTTGCAAAGAGTTCtgtttttaaatatgttttccaTAGCATCTCTTTTTGGAACCAGGGTTGTATATCTTTATGTTAATGTCTCGAATATAATTCACAAtggatatatgtatgtatataaacCATGCAAACTGTATAGGCCTAACAGTACGTATTTGTTTCATTACTTTACTTCTTGAATTGTCTGAACTGTGTTAACTAAATCATCCTCCCccttgtaaaatgaaaaaatgcctCCAATAACAAGGTGGTCATCAGTGATGTTGTGTGATGTTCAGTGTGATGAGGTCAAATtcaattttttaaaatttaatttttttttttttttttttgctgatctctctttttttttaattaatattgAACACTCACTATCACCCTCTGCGTAGGAGAGCACGCAGCAACATGCATTGCGCCaatggagctcagcactgccacctatCAGTGCGGCACggtactttctgcctcacccGGAGCATTTTCACTGCGCATTTATGGCCGATATAAAGAGAGACAACAATGGGCATGCGCCAACTGCCtgcatcagtcagtgtgtgtggcacagcgCCCTCAGAAGTGAGGCACAGCTCATCGCTGCCTCACCTCGCCCATCTCCCATGTATTTTAACAGGAAATGCGTAAATTTAGGGATTTTTaccatagaaatgttgaaatcatacagaaaacaaatttatagaACAGTCATGAGCATAAGTCCgaatttcctcctcttaatgaatttttaaaccacaacaagtttttttttaattatatttgaACAGGTGAGACACTGCCTCCCCTGCCTCCCCTGACCGCACGTCACTGGTGGTCATCTTGGGACAGTTCAGCTGATTGGATGATGACCAAAGAGAGCAGCTGAGACAATTGcatggctctgctctgctcttcagGCAACAAATCAGCTCTACAGCTCATGGCAGGGCTTTATAAATGTTGAACGGGATCAATGTCATTGTTGAGCTCAAGCCTCAGGAAACAAGAAGAGACTAAACAAAccgggaaaaagaaaaaccaacgaatattgtgtgtgcatacttttttactgtaattaggtgcaaatgaatgcattaatGCAATAGTTTTTAAACAGAACAGTAACCCGAACCACATTTCCAGGCCATGTAAGGGCTATTTGACCAAGGAGGAGTATGATGGAGTGCAGCATCAGAGGACCTGGCCTCCACAATCACCCAACCTAAACCAAATGAGATGGTTTGGGATGAGCTGGACTGCTGAGTGAAGGAAAAGAAGCTAACAAATACTCAGCACATATGAGAACTCCTTCAAGATTGTTGAAAAGCTGTTCCACGTGACAATTTGCTGAAGTTGGCTAAGGGAGTGCCAACGCTGACTCAACCTGACATCATTGCAAAAGttggctactttgaagaatcaAAAGTATGAAAAATATTTAGCTTGGTTTACATTTTCTTGTTTACCACATAATCccatttctgttgtttgataaatttgacattttggtatTCGGTATTTCGGTATCGAAATTaagtattatttttttcattaagtattaacaattaagaaaaaaaaaaaaacatttaatgacaGGGTGTGGCAATTTGTCAGGTACTGTATATTAATTTACTGATTGAATATTTTGTTGTCTTTAATGCTGCCATCTCAATATTCTGTGTCATAGATGAAATGATAGacaatggaaaacagtgcaggaGAACAATACAAGTCTTAATTGAAATGAAAGCACATATCTACTGAACAGTCTTTTTGTGTCTAAATTATGAAGGTACTACAAATTTCTTGCAAACAtattatttttagttttcagAATGATTTTGGTTCCCCCTTTCCCATCATAttcttctttgtatttttctctggtttcagtAAGATAATATAACATTTTGGCATAAAAATACAGATCAGTAGTCCAAAACTTGAAGCCAGAATAGCAAATAtctccacagcaacactgaacTTCCCAGGAGAGCTGACATATGCTGGGATAAAAGTGATCCATACTGCgcagaatatcagcatgctgaaggtgatgaaTTTGGCTTCATTGAAATTGTCGGGCAGTTTCCGAGCaagaaaggcaagaaaaaagcATAACATGGCCAGAAGTCCTATGTACCCAAGTACAGCCCAAAAGCCTACAGCTGAGCCCAGAGCACACTCTAAGATGATTTTGTTGTTAAACTTCTTAAAATTCTGAAACGGAAAAGGGGGAGAAATCGTTAACCAGAGGATACATATGACAACTTGTACAAGAGTGAAACCCAGAACACTGAGTCTCTGCTGAGCAGGCCCAAaccatttcatcacattactACCTGGAAGTGTGGCCCTGAAGGCTATTAACACCACTACTGTTTTCCCCAGAACACAAGAAATGCAGAGGACAAAGGTGATGCCGAACGCTGTGTGTCGCAGCATGCAGGACCACTCAGAGGGCCGACCGATAAAGGTcagagaacacaggaaacacagagtcaaggagaagagcagcaggaagctcagctcagagttgttGGCCCTGACAATAGGAGTCTGCCTGTatctgaagaaaatgaatgcCACAACAGCAGTCAGACATGTTCCAAGTAGAGAGGCTGCAGTGAGCAGAGCTCCCATAATCTCTTCATATGATAGAAACTCGGCCTCCTTCTTTACACAGgcatctcttctctcatttgacCAGAACTCAGGGTCACATCTCACACATGTGACAGAATCTGaaataaaatcagacaaattgaagaatgtaaaaataaGATTGAATGAAATACCCCACTATCAAggcaaaaacagcaacaataattAAAGCTGAATGCAGAGATAAGTTCAATGGAAAAGTTCAATGTCCCTTCCTGTGGCCACTATTTTGCACTAGAGAACTTCCACTAATTATACACTATGTTCCAGTACATCAAGTGTTTACCACACCAAATTTCATGTAAAGTAAATACAGATTATCACAGAACAGAAACCTTGCCCCCATGTGGCCTTGGCCCTCTCCAAGGTCATCACTATTTGGtccatcttttgttttgtcttgcatCAAATACGACTATACCTGTAATGTTGcttatttctccctctgcacatCGCAAACAGTCATAGCAGCAGACAGGCTTTCCTTTCTGCAGAACCTTGCGAGTTCCTGGTGGACAtttctcactgcaaactgaCAAAGGCACCTacataaacacagcaaatatgaagaaaatgtgtggaCATTTACTTTGACAGGGTACaggctttaaaaacatttattataaATTTTGATGGCTATAAAACCAATAATTATGATGCAGTCAGAGTAACTAATAACAGATACAGTGACAACAATCCAAACAGACTTTCTTCAACAATTACAGAGATCACATGGCAGCTTACCTGTTGTGAGTTCTGAGTCCAGATAAGAGACTTGTTTTGCAGATTCAGCTGTTTATCTGCTGGCAAAGATGCATCATAAAGACCAACTGGGACAAAGTCCACAATAccattttctgtctgctgccagTTTATAATTTCATACTTTGCTGCTGGGTCTCCATTCTCATTGAAGTACACCTCatctccttcctttgttttgaaGCGAATCTTTTTTATGTGCTGTAAAATCTAGAAAGATATGCAGCAATGTAGATCATTATTTGACAAACATTTTGGGGCTCTATTGTCTCAACAGCATGACAGACAGAGTGCAGCAATTAACTGACTTAACGTAAAAACTATTGCTCAGGTTTTTGGTGTTCAACTCACCGTAAATGGATCTAGCTGCACCTTGTTGttacatgttttattacagctgaGAATATTGTGAAGTGCATGGGCCACAGCATACACTCCTTTGTAGACGTTGTAAAAGATTGGCATGAGTGACATAtcagtgaagctgttttgtaCTCCAGTCAGATCTTCATGTCCAGTACATTCTCTCTGATTCACTGCTAAAGACTTTGAGGTCTTGAATTTACAGTTGAATAATGTCTCCCAAAACTCCGTAAACAATTCATTACTAGATGCTTTAAGCGACTTCACATCCAATATGAACTCTCTCATGCCACTGACATATGCTTTGGGGATGGAGAGGCCAATGGCACCATCCAGAATATGATGCCTGTCATTGGCTGCAGTTTGGGAATCAAAGATCCAGGCCTCAGTGCCTACCCACTGGTATCCAGTCAGATTGTGGTGAAACAGTTCCTGTATTATTACATACAACTCCGTGGGTGAGAGGAAAGTGACAATCACCTTGGAAGTGGAAGCTTTGATAATGTCAAcgattttttgtattttgtctgGTGGATCTGTTCTAAAGACAGCCACAGAGTACTCCAGACAGATGCCCAGCTGCTGAGCGGTTTCTGTAAATGTGGCCATGCCATTATTGCCATAATCATCATTTGTTCTAATAGCTCCAACCCAAGTCCACCCAAAGTGCTTGACCAACTGGGCCAGGGCTCTGCTTTGGTAGTAGTCACTGGGTATTGTTCTGAGGAAGGATGGGTACTTGGTTTTATCACTGAGACAAGCACAAGTAGCAAAGTGGCTGATctagaagaaagacaaaaagaaagaaatgacatcCCAAAATCCCAACATCTACACCACATTACACTCTATAACAGTTCTTTTGAAACACCTTTTCAAATGACCAGCTGAAATCATTACACACTAACAATaggttttcacacatttaaattcatttttaccAATCTTACCCACCAGTGGGATATGAAAGGGTCCAATGACAGTCGCTATAGCCAtgcaaggagaggagaaggtCTCTCCCATGATGGCCTGTACTTGTGCAGGTCTGGTACATGCTGCACCAGAAAGAGCAGATTCCAGTTCATTACCAGTTGCCAAGGCCAGTGCCACCCTCACTCCTCTGGAAATGGAGGCACAGGCATCATAGATCTTATAACCCAGAGAGATGCCAGGCAGTAGGTCTGTGCTGTTATTAATCTCCTCTATAGCAAAAAGCATAACCTGAGCATACTGGAAACCCCTGAAATTCAAACTTCATGCACACAGTTATACAAAGTTGAATTGCAAACAATTAGTCCTTCAAATACAAAAATAGAACAGTCCTTAAAAGCATTTGAAGGTATTAATACACACAAtaattcatttttcttgttgcaATACTCAGTGTGATAACCATTTTTGAATCTGTACTCACTTTGTCTTAATATTTGTGCTAAATTGATTTGCTTGGTATAATTTACCTGGTGCACTGCAGTGGCAGTGGTTCATGTATGTaggtgtcctgtctgtctctccacagcAGGTTGAAAGAGAAGATTCCCCCCAGCATAATGTCTCCATTCTTCGATAGCTGGGGGCTCTCAGGATCCCCTCTTCGTCTGCACACCAGCTCTTCAGCCTGTGAGAAAGacaccaccaacaacagctgTAAGAGTGCCCAACCCTGTTCAGGCCACCTCTGTGTGGACGTCATAACGTCTAAGAGAGGTAAACCAGTAAGTGGCAAACAGTGATAATTTATCTCTGTCAACAAACCAGGTGTGTTGATAGGAGGGAGGTGCCCAACAGAAAAAGAGTTTTGGGTCCAAGCCTGGCCATCGtactgcaaaataaatcaattttcACAGTTTCTACAGTTTCGAACTGCATGCAACTATGGAAATAATATGCAGTATGttgtgcatactgtatgtactctatactgcatactgtgtttgtcagtaATATGTAGTAGGCAGTTCTGTAGACGTCCACAGTCAAATTCTATACATTACAGTTGATGCCATCATTTGCAGATGTCTCGGTGATGTATATGTACTCACTGGGTGTAGATTATCAAagatgaatatttattttgtgttgcaCAAAAGTTTTCTCTTTTGGCTTTTGTATCTGTCTCGGCCTGTGCTTTGAAACACGTTCACTTTCCACAATGGAGGTTGAGCTATGTCAGTTTGTACAGActgaataacacacacatacaatatgaTATCAGTTTCCTTGATGTATCTCAAGTATGAAGGTATACAGAATACTCATGTTTTCCTGTCACTTGTATACTTGGTCTCGCAACCAAGTCCATGGAAACTGATAGTCTACCTTCAGTGCCCATGTTGGCTAGGCATCAACTGATGGAAAATACTACATTAATATCAGACCACAGACCCTGCATATGAGTAGATTTTGTTATCTGACATCATTTACTCCATCCAAATGTCATTATATTTTCGCAATATCTAGCTGTACATACAGTCAGGTAAAAGTCATTTGTAGTTTGTAGTTTCAGTCTTGGGGTTAAGGCAAAGATTAGGCAAATCAACAACtttttatgtttcagttttGCTTATCCAGTAAGTGACGAGAAGGCCCAATGCGAGCTGAAAAGAATGTGCATGAGACGCACAACACTGTGAGATGCAGGACATGAGGAAACACCCCCAAAATACCATGTTTTTAAGGAGTCCCTGTTCAGTGGCTAGTTGCCAACTTTGTCTGTTCAGTGGTTAGTGCCAGACAGATAGAGTTGGTcattacatttgttttgctAAATACTGCAGTGGCCATGAGAGCTCAACACACTTCAACTTAAGAAAAGATGTAAATAGATAAAACACAGTAAGACAACACCTTCACCTATAGGacaacacatatgcacaatgttttaaaaaatgctgtcagttgagaaaatgcattattttgcACATTCCTGCACATAACTGTACAGctctttcatttaaataatgttGATATTGTACATACTGTTTTGATTGTACATactgttttgattgtttttttaaataatatttttgcagatgttattgtcaattttcttttttctatttatgtATCTTGACTTGCAGTATGTGCTTTCCtctttgtttatattttttatgttatgtttCTTGTTGTGTACCAATATACCAAGGCATATTTCTTGTATGTGAAAACCTACTTCACAATAAACCTGATGCTGACATTCTTGTGTCTATATGTGTCTTGTGAATTCGTGCAATTGCTGCCTCAGTCATTGAAGATGAGAGCTCTGCTTCTTTAATGGCTGCATCAAAAGACTTTAGCAGTTCAGTACATATTTAGCTTTCACAGGGTCAATCAGTGGTGGTAGCCTAAAATGCGTCCTTGAAtcttttgattttattctgaTACCGATGGGTTTTCGTAGGATTAATAGTGTTCTAATGTATGTTTTTAAGACATCCCAGACAGAAATTCTTTTGCACTGCCTGCATATTTTTTCAAAATGCTGTGCATGCATTGTTGATTTTCAAAagatattttccatttttgtcacGGCCATGTCCATGCCCCTGTCTCTCCTTTCTGTTATCCTGTGTTGCCCATTCCTCATCCATGTCCCCAGTTTGTCTATCTATGGTTGTGcgtatgtgtgagtgagtgcgtTTGTGTGGTTCCTGTGTGACCTGGATCCTGCCTTTATACACACCTGTGTACAATCAGCTCATCAACTCACATGTTCTACTCACATCAGGTTTTCCTCCCACTCATTGTCAGGTTGTTCTTTCTGCTACAGTGGTAGCTACACTCAGAatccctgcctgcctgccactTGCCTGGCAACACACTCTTCCTTGCTACCTCGACGTGCATCACTGGCTCAAAATACTATaactatatatacatatatatatttcatgttgTACTTGTGAAATTGTCTGGAATGTTTTACTTTTACACACATGTTCAACAACATGGGGGGAGTTGTCATGATTGAACTCGAGACCAGAGGAAACCAAACAAGTTAAGACAAAGAGATGTtttcaaattgaaaatgtggatTTTATTCATTGCTCCCAATGTCATAAACAGTTTTACATGTTGTGAAATCAGTGAGGAACGACAATATACAATGGAAAAACACTACAGCAAAATAGTACTGCTCttcattgaaataaaaaagtcaACAAATTTTTATCTAAAAGCTATGGTTGAACTTGAATGCCTATGCCACCATATTACATTGAGTTTTCAGAATGATTTTGGTTCCCCCTTCCCCATCATATTCTTCTTTGTattcttctctggtttcagtaagataatataacattttggaataaaaatacagatcagTAGTCCAAAACTTGAAGCCAGAATAGCAAATAtctccacagcaacactgaacTTCCCAGGAGAGCTGACATATGCTGGGATAAAAGTGATCCATACTGCgcagaatatcagcatgctgaaggtgatgaaTTTGGCTTCATTGAAATTGTCGGGCAGTTTCCGAGCcagaaaggcaagaaaaaaacataacatggCCAGAAGTCCTATGTAC encodes:
- the LOC143323334 gene encoding extracellular calcium-sensing receptor-like is translated as MLGGIFSFNLLWRDRQDTYIHEPLPLQCTSLNFRGFQYAQVMLFAIEEINNSTDLLPGISLGYKIYDACASISRGVRVALALATGNELESALSGAACTRPAQVQAIMGETFSSPCMAIATVIGPFHIPLISHFATCACLSDKTKYPSFLRTIPSDYYQSRALAQLVKHFGWTWVGAIRTNDDYGNNGMATFTETAQQLGICLEYSVAVFRTDPPDKIQKIVDIIKASTSKVIVTFLSPTELYVIIQELFHHNLTGYQWVGTEAWIFDSQTAANDRHHILDGAIGLSIPKAYVSGMREFILDVKSLKASSNELFTEFWETLFNCKFKTSKSLAVNQRECTGHEDLTGVQNSFTDMSLMPIFYNVYKGVYAVAHALHNILSCNKTCNNKVQLDPFTILQHIKKIRFKTKEGDEVYFNENGDPAAKYEIINWQQTENGIVDFVPVGLYDASLPADKQLNLQNKSLIWTQNSQQVPLSVCSEKCPPGTRKVLQKGKPVCCYDCLRCAEGEISNITDSVTCVRCDPEFWSNERRDACVKKEAEFLSYEEIMGALLTAASLLGTCLTAVVAFIFFRYRQTPIVRANNSELSFLLLFSLTLCFLCSLTFIGRPSEWSCMLRHTAFGITFVLCISCVLGKTVVVLIAFRATLPGSNVMKWFGPAQQRLSVLGFTLVQVVICILWLTISPPFPFQNFKKFNNKIILECALGSAVGFWAVLGYIGLLAMLCFFLAFLARKLPDNFNEAKFITFSMLIFCAVWITFIPAYVSSPGKFSVAVEIFAILASSFGLLICIFMPKCYIILLKPEKNTKKNMMGKGEPKSF